From Pseudorca crassidens isolate mPseCra1 chromosome 7, mPseCra1.hap1, whole genome shotgun sequence, a single genomic window includes:
- the LOC137227266 gene encoding guanine nucleotide exchange factor subunit RIC1-like, producing HPSIHPPIHPSTHPPIHPPTHPSIHPSIHPPIHPSVHPPIHPSIHPPIHPSTHPSIHPSIHPSIHPPIHPSVRPSIHPSTHPSIRPSIHPSIHPPIHPSTHPPIHPPTHPSIHPSIHPPIHPSVHPPIHPSIHPPIHPSTHPSIHPSIHPSIHPPIHPSIHPSTHPSTHPSIHPSIHPPIHPSVHPPIHPSIHPPIHPSTHPSIHPS from the coding sequence catccatccatccacccacccatccatccatccacccatccacccatccatccacccacccatccatccatccatccatccatccatccacccatccatccatccgtccatccacccatccatccatccatccacccacccatccatccatccacccatccatccatccacccatccatccacccatccatccacccacccatccatccatccgtccgtccatccatccatccatccacccatccatccatccgtccgtccatccatccatccatccacccacccatccatccatccacccatccacccatccatccacccacccatccatccatccatccatccatccatccacccatccatccatccgtccatccacccatccatccatccatccacccacccatccatccatccacccatccatccatccacccatccatccacccatccatccacccacccatccatccatccatccatccatccacccatccatccacccacccatccatccatccatccatccatccacccatccatccatccgtccatccacccatccatccatccatccacccacccatccatccatccacccatccatccatccacccatcc